The following coding sequences lie in one Stigmatopora argus isolate UIUO_Sarg chromosome 5, RoL_Sarg_1.0, whole genome shotgun sequence genomic window:
- the pik3ip1 gene encoding phosphoinositide-3-kinase-interacting protein 1: MKSIHHPFTMFLSLPIVFFCAALGDSSVFNPDLKDCIESNGEGYRGVQQSSSSGLTCLKWTNISTQYDPLTGVGDHNYCRNPDASDRPWCYIAGPDGMVQKQFCYIETCQELTATEAPKTAQPTAATPSPDANTPPKTQGDAVAKQPVMGISQRVRTGPKKKKDLGTLGYALGIVMMAVIIILGVGITVGYFYKRGRDLKKQHEQRVYEREMQRITLPLSAFSNPTCELVDENTIVVTAQHETTPAQEEAERADPLIDQEAGTPGA, translated from the exons ATGAAGTCGATCCATCACCCGTTCACCATGTTTCTATCTTTGCCCATTGTTTTCTTCTGCGCAGCTTTGGGGGACAGCAGCGTCTTCAATCCAGACCTAAAAG ACTGCATTGAGTCCAATGGAGAGGGATACAGAGGAGTCCAACAGAGTTCCTCCTCAGGCCTGACTTGTCTAAAGTGGACCAACATCTCCACACAATATGATCCATTGACAG gtGTGGGGGATCACAATTACTGCCGAAATCCAGACGCTTCCGATCGGCCTTGGTGCTACATTGCGGGTCCCGACGGGATGGTCCAGAAGCAGTTTTGCTACATCGAGACATGCCAAG AACTCACTGCCACTGAAGCACCAAAGACCGCCCAGCCGACGGCAGCCACTCCCTCCCCCGACGCTAATACCCCACCTAAGACGCAAGGGGACGCCGTCGCCAAGCAGCCGGTGATGGGAATTAGCCAGAGGGTCCGCACCgggcccaaaaagaaaaaagatctgGGCACGCTCG gctacGCCCTGGGCATCGTCATGATGGCCGTTATAATCATTCTCGGGGTCGGCATCACGGTTGGCTACTTCTACAAAAG GGGCCGAGACCTAAAAAAGCAGCACGAGCAACGCGTGTACGAGCGCGAGATGCAAAGAATCACCCTCCCGCTGTCGGCCTTCTCCAACCCCACATGCGAGCTGGTTGACGAAAACACTATCGTTGTCACGGCCCAGCACGAGACCACTCCGGCCCAGGAGGAGGCGGAGCGGGCAGACCCCCTCATCGACCAGGAAGCAGGCACACCCGGAGCGTGA
- the limk2 gene encoding LIM domain kinase 2, producing MDDREGTDDCYCAGSGARVHEPFHMKVLQDTWHAACFQCSVCCDHLTNWYYEKDSKLYCRKHYWEKFGELCHGCSLLMTGPAMVAGEHKYHPECFVCLSCKVVIEDRDTYALVEHSKLYCGKCHKQVILTPMLEKRSHDSVLDSLPHTVTLISMPSAANGKRGFSVSALRDVNGSASVQVKEVRGMLISPEVRNAIHVGDRILEINGDPVATLLDQEVDDRIHRTGQTLQLLIEYDPVRRRLDRLRLESSRDVLGVPATSRMRLSSPSNAVLERTDVDHGSLKRRSLRRSNSICKSPGPNSPKEHLFITRDIGRSESLRSSSSCSHRIFRPCDLIHGEVLGKGFFGQAIKVTHKATGEVMVMKELLRCDEETQKTFLKEVKVMRSLDHPHVLKFIGVLYKDKRLNLITEFIEGGTLKDFIRDMDPFSWEQRVSFAKSIASGMSYLHSMSIIHRDLNSHNCLVKLDNTVVVADFGLSRLIVEEKVKPAPEKNTKKRVFRRIDRKKRYTVVGNPYWMAPEMLNGKRYDEKVDIFSYGIVLCEIIGKVYADPECLPRTLDFGLNVGKFVEKFLPEDCPPAFFPLAVACCDLTPDNRPPFQKLEDCFKALSLNQELGIPLPSELDELHQSLSRLHWPKDGSPQAPSPDEPQSPESASPARSGTSDNGT from the exons ATGGACGACCGAGAAG GGACAGACGATTGTTACTGTGCTGGCTCCGGAGCGAGGGTCCACGAGCCGTTCCACATGAAGGTCCTACAGGACACTTGGCACGCCGCCTGTTTCCA GTGCTCTGTATGCTGTGACCACCTGACCAACTGGTATTATGAAAAGGACAGCAAACTGTACTGTCGCAAACACTACTGGGAGAAGTTTGGAGAACTGTGTCATGGATGCTCTCTGCTCATGACTGGGCCGGCCATG GTGGCCGGCGAACACAAGTATCATCCTGAGTGCTTTGTATGTCTCAGCTGCAAGGTGGTGATTGAAGACCGGGATACCTATGCCTTAGTAGAGCATTCCAAACTCTATTG CGGCAAGTGCCACAAGCAGGTGATCCTCACGCCAATGTTGGAAAAGCGCTCACACGACTCTGTCCTGGATTCCCTCCCCCACACCGTGACGCTCATCTCCATGCCCTCCGCGGCCAACGGCAAGAGGGGTTTCTCTGTCTCGGCCCTGCGGGACGTCAACGGCTCGGCGAGTGTCCAAGTCAAAGA GGTTAGAGGGATGCTGATTAGCCCCGAGGTGCGGAATGCCATCCACGTTGGAGACAGGATCCTTGAAATCAATGGCGATCCGGTGGCGACACTGCTGGACCAAGAG GTGGACGATCGCATCCATCGCACCGGTCAAACATTACAGCTGCTTATAGAGTACGACCCGGTCAGGCGACGTTTGGACCGTCTCCGTCTGGAATCGTCCAGGGACGTCCTGGGAGTCCCGGCAACCTCCCGCATGCGCCTTTCCTCGCCGTCCAACGCCGTTCTGGAGAGAACGGACGTGGACCACGGTTCACTAAAGAGGAGATCTTTGAG GCGTAGCAACAGCATCTGCAAGTCACCGGGGCCCAATTCCCCCAAAGAGCATCTTTTCATCACCAGAGACATCGGACGCTCTGAATCTTTGAGGTCGTCCAGCAGTTGTTCTCATCGTATCTTCAGGCCCTGTGACCTCATCCATGGCGAGGTTTTGGGGAAAGGCTTCTTTGGCCAAGCTATCAAG GTGACTCATAAAGCCACAGGAGAGGTGATGGTGATGAAGGAGCTGCTTCGCTGTGATGAAGAGACCCAAAAAACCTTCCTCAAGGAG GTCAAAGTTATGCGGAGTTTGGACCACCCTCATGTTCTCAAATTCATAGGAGTACTGTATAAAGACAAGAGGCTCAATTTGATCACAGAGTTTATCGAAGGAGGAACCCTCAAGGACTTCATCAGAGACATG GATCCATTTTCGTGGGAGCAAAGAGTGAGTTTTGCAAAAAGCATCGCCTCTGGCATG TCTTACCTTCATTCGATGAGCATAATCCACAGAGACCTCAACTCTCACAATTGCTTGGTCAAACTG GACAACACGGTGGTCGTGGCTGACTTTGGACTGTCGCGGCTCATTGTAGAAGAAAAAGTGAAGCCGGCGCCCGAAAAGAACACCAAGAAGAGAGTTTTCCGACGGATTGACCGGAAAAAAAGATACACCGTAGTCGGAAACCCCTATTGGATGGCGCCAGAGATGTTGAACG gTAAACGCTATGATGAGAAGGTGGACATTTTCTCTTATGGAATCGTTCTCTGCGAG ATCATCGGGAAGGTCTACGCAGACCCGGAATGTCTCCCCAGAACTCTGGACTTTGGTCTGAATGTGGGAAAGTTTGTGGAGAAGTTCCTCCCCGAAGACTGCCCGCCAGCGTTCTTTCCGCTCGCCGTCGCGTGCTGTGACCTCACACCAGACAACCG TCCACCATTCCAAAAGCTGGAAGACTGCTTCAAAGCACTGTCCCTCAACCAGGAGTTGGGCATCCCCCTTCCATCTGAATTAGATGAACTCCATCAAAGTCTGAGTCGACTCCACTGGCCCAAAGACGGTTCCCCCCAAGCGCCTAGCCCAGATGAACCCCAATCTCCCGAATCGGCCTCCCCGGCTCGTTCGGGTACATCAGACAACGGCACTTAG